Proteins found in one Rhodobacteraceae bacterium D3-12 genomic segment:
- a CDS encoding transcriptional regulator, whose product MAMALKKNEEPNSEAQETDELDPKTVREKAGLTADEMASLMAMSGFGYTAWENGTRRPGGPAYQLLRLLDENPQTVAKALLP is encoded by the coding sequence ATGGCTATGGCCCTGAAAAAGAACGAAGAACCAAACTCTGAGGCGCAGGAAACTGACGAACTCGATCCCAAAACTGTGCGCGAGAAAGCCGGCCTCACGGCCGATGAGATGGCCAGCCTGATGGCAATGAGCGGCTTTGGCTATACCGCGTGGGAAAACGGCACCCGCCGCCCCGGCGGCCCCGCCTATCAGCTATTGCGCCTGCTCGACGAGAACCCCCAAACCGTCGCCAAAGCACTCCTCCCCTAA
- a CDS encoding integrase arm-type DNA-binding domain-containing protein — MAVLSGKLTKKLVENLGPGRHGDGSGLYLVVDPSGARRWIVRVTVKGQRNKRGGPFRTDFGLGGADVVTLNQARERALEYRRMAKQGLNPRYNAQREIPTFAEIAQQVHIDRLPTWKNAKHGQQWINTLRDYAFPKLGRMPIDSIGQPEILMCLMPIWTEKHETARRLLQRLKIVLDVAKSKGFRMGENPVTAIKDAGVLPKVVKKPKHHQAMRWQDVPAFFADLNGRKAMAAKALMFTCLSGARTGEVLGMRWAELDFVDWLWTCPSERMKTGEAHRVPLTDEMIEILTPLKGLQSEYVFEGQRRHEPLSNMAMLMLMRRMGQEGVTVHGFRSTFRDWASEAANAPREVAEMSLAHKVGSDVERAYARSDLLEKRRTLMARWSQFVASGCNKKEYA, encoded by the coding sequence ATGGCGGTGCTGTCCGGAAAACTCACGAAGAAACTTGTTGAGAACCTTGGTCCAGGGCGCCACGGCGACGGGAGCGGATTATATCTCGTTGTCGATCCCAGCGGTGCGCGGCGCTGGATTGTCCGAGTGACGGTCAAAGGACAAAGAAACAAAAGAGGCGGCCCGTTTCGGACCGATTTCGGTCTGGGTGGTGCAGATGTTGTCACGCTGAACCAAGCGCGTGAGCGAGCCTTGGAATATCGTAGGATGGCCAAGCAAGGCTTAAATCCGCGATACAATGCGCAACGTGAGATCCCGACCTTCGCGGAAATCGCTCAGCAGGTTCATATTGATCGTTTGCCGACCTGGAAGAACGCCAAGCATGGCCAACAATGGATCAATACCTTGCGTGATTACGCATTTCCAAAGCTCGGGCGTATGCCTATCGACAGCATTGGTCAGCCGGAGATCCTTATGTGCCTTATGCCGATTTGGACGGAAAAGCACGAGACGGCACGTCGTTTGTTACAGAGGCTAAAGATCGTTTTGGATGTTGCTAAGTCCAAAGGTTTTCGCATGGGTGAAAACCCCGTGACCGCGATCAAGGATGCGGGTGTTTTGCCGAAGGTGGTCAAAAAGCCTAAGCATCATCAAGCGATGCGTTGGCAGGATGTCCCGGCCTTTTTTGCTGATCTGAATGGGAGAAAGGCAATGGCTGCAAAAGCACTGATGTTTACGTGCCTGAGTGGGGCTCGAACAGGTGAAGTTCTTGGAATGCGCTGGGCAGAATTGGATTTTGTTGATTGGCTTTGGACGTGTCCTTCTGAGCGGATGAAGACGGGAGAGGCCCATCGGGTGCCCCTCACGGATGAAATGATCGAGATTCTAACGCCACTGAAAGGGTTGCAGTCTGAGTATGTGTTTGAGGGGCAAAGGCGGCATGAGCCGCTCTCGAATATGGCGATGCTCATGTTGATGCGACGCATGGGGCAAGAGGGTGTCACCGTCCATGGGTTTCGTTCGACCTTCCGCGATTGGGCGTCCGAGGCGGCCAATGCTCCGCGTGAGGTTGCAGAAATGAGCTTGGCGCATAAAGTCGGTTCTGATGTCGAACGCGCCTATGCGCGTTCGGATCTTCTGGAAAAGCGGCGCACTCTGATGGCGCGGTGGTCGCAGTTCGTCGCATCTGGATGCAACAAAAAGGAATATGCTTAG
- a CDS encoding helix-turn-helix domain-containing protein: MDYLFEQDRNYVLGDPELEIIGDHQKLAQWRHKGTGPAYYKLGRKIIYRGADLNAWAEANRVEPTCGDMS, encoded by the coding sequence ATGGACTATCTATTCGAGCAAGATCGCAACTACGTGTTGGGCGATCCCGAACTTGAAATCATCGGGGATCATCAAAAGCTGGCGCAGTGGCGCCACAAAGGCACGGGGCCTGCATACTACAAGCTGGGTCGCAAAATCATCTATCGCGGCGCGGACCTGAACGCTTGGGCCGAGGCGAACCGCGTCGAGCCGACATGCGGAGATATGAGCTAA